Genomic segment of Myxococcus stipitatus:
CTTCTGGTTGCGCCGTGCTGCAAGCCACGAGACCGGCACCAACCCACGCCAAGCAGAACGTCCTCCAGATGCTGTTCCTCAAGCGCTCGACCTTTCTGAAGAAGGGGCTCTTTTGTTGCACATGATATGTTCTTGTTTCAAGCGGATAGCTTGTTTTCCTTGTTTCGGCATATTTCTCCCGACATGGGGCCACTCCGGTGTCCACTTCCACACGCTGAACGCGAGACAATCATGTCCAAACCGTGTCTTCGTAGCCTGGTGGTGTTGCTGGTCCTGAGCCTCTTCGTGTCAGGGATGCCAGCCTTTGCCAGGGGCCGGTACTACAACCACTCTGGAAGTATCGAGACGAGCCATCCGTCCTGGATGCGTTGGATTTCAAGCTCGACGAGCCTCGCGGCGCTCTCGCTGCCAGGGACACACGACACCATGGCGTATCAATCCTATGGTGGGGACCTGACGCAGACACAATCGCTGGACCTGCGCACGCAGCTGGACGCGGGGATTCGGGCGGTGGACATCCGGTGTCGACACATCGGTGACCGGTTCACGATCCACCACGGGGTCGTCTATCTGCACGTCAACTTCGACGACGTGCTCCAGACCACCATCCAGTTCCTGCAGGCGAACCCCACCGAGACGGTGGTGATGCGCGTGAAGAAGGAGCACACGGAGGAGGAGGTCACCCGGAGCTTCGCGCAGACCTTCGAGTGGTATCGCAATCGTCCGGAGTACAATCCCTATCTCTGGCGTGGCTCGCACGTGCCCACGCTGGGCGAGGTGCGAGGGCGGATCGTCATCCTGGATGACTTTGGCGGTGGGGCGTACGGCATTCCCTGGGGGGCGCTGGACCTCCAGGATGACTGGACGGTGTCGCAGCTCGCGGACATCGACGACAAGTGGAACAAGGTCCGGGCACACCTGGACAGGACCCAGAGCGGCTCATCGTCGAAGCTGTTCGTGAACTTCCTGAGTGGTTCCTCGGCGATGGCCTATCCCAGACATGTCGCGGGTGGCATCAACATCCTGGGCATCGACTACCGGGGTGTGAATGACTATGCGGTCGACCACCTGGTGGGAGGGTGGGCCCAGCGGGCCGGGGTGATGATGATGGACTTCCCGGGGGCGGGGCTGATTGATGCCATCCTGGCGCTCAATGTCCGGCTGCTGCCGTCGTCCGCGCAGCTCCCGACGGACTTCAATCTCATCTTCAAGAACACGGCGTATACGATTGGAGGGGACGCGGAGTCGCGCTGGTATGGAATCCAGGCGTTCCTGTCGAACGCCGCGCCGGGGCGCTCCTGGCACTTCATGGCGTTGAAGCGCGAGTGGGCGGGGTGGATGCACCACGAGGGGGCCTTCTTCCAGTCCGACTCGATGGACGACTTCACGCACATCGCCTTCCCGTCGCGGACGGTGACGAGCGTGGTGGGGCCCGCGTATCTGGCGGGTTTCGTGAATGGACAGCTCGGGAGCCTCTCGGGTGGTTCCGGGGAGCGGGCGCAGCAGCTCCATGGCCGGTTGAGCTCGCGCTTCCCGTTCCAGCTCTGGTCCGTGGTGGTGAAGCGGACGCCGGGAGGGCTGAGCAACTGGGCGTATGCGGACTACGGCCGGGGCTACAAGGTCTCGTCCGGGGACTACATCTACGCGATCCAGGGGTACTCGGCCGCGGACGGGGTGTATCTCCATGAGCACGGCCAGCAGGAGGGGAACGTGGTGCAGCTCACGTCCTCCGTGGGCTTCCTCGGGGACCTGGGCTTCAACGACCTGCTCAGCTCCGTGACGATCCTGGGGCCCTATCAGGCGACGCTGTGCGAGCACGCGTACCAGTCGGGCCGGTGTTTCAGCACGTCCCGCAGCGTGACGGACATCAACAGCGTGGCTGGCGGACCGTGGAATGACGTCATCTCCTCGGTCACCGTCAGCCGCACTGGAATCCGTTGAGGTGACGCGGGGAAGGTGGCGTCAGAAGGTCATGTCCTCGATGGCCGCGACCATCTTCCCCACGTCGTAGGCATAGAAGCCGGCCGCGTTGAGGGTGTTGATCTCCCCGACGTAGGGCTGGTGCTGGTGCATGAAGACATCCAGCGCATAGGCCCGGTCCGGTCCCCAGCGGTCCGCCATTCGCTGGGCGAAGGCCCACACCCCGGGCTCGACTTCCGGAGAAGCGAAGACCCGGGCGCCCAGCTTGTAGCGGGTCCCCGTGACGACCCGGCCATCGACGACCACCATCCGGTACTCACCCTGGATGTGCCGAGGCTCGCTGACGGCCACCCAGGTGTCCGCGGTGAGCTGCGGGTACTCCTGGACCGCGAGGACGTCCTCTCGCCAGCGATGGAAGTCCTCCCAGGTGGTGACCATGCCCGAGAAGGCCTTGTCATCCAGGCAGGGGCGGATGAAGAACGGCCCCTGTCGCTCAGGCACGTCGGCGAAGCGGCAGACGTGGGCGTCGGCGTTCAGCAGGTGCTCGCCGAGGTGCTCGCGCCAGATGCGAAAGTCGAACTGGTCGTTGAGGAACGCGCCGGGCGTCCAGCCGCGC
This window contains:
- a CDS encoding phosphatidylinositol-specific phospholipase C, with protein sequence MRWISSSTSLAALSLPGTHDTMAYQSYGGDLTQTQSLDLRTQLDAGIRAVDIRCRHIGDRFTIHHGVVYLHVNFDDVLQTTIQFLQANPTETVVMRVKKEHTEEEVTRSFAQTFEWYRNRPEYNPYLWRGSHVPTLGEVRGRIVILDDFGGGAYGIPWGALDLQDDWTVSQLADIDDKWNKVRAHLDRTQSGSSSKLFVNFLSGSSAMAYPRHVAGGINILGIDYRGVNDYAVDHLVGGWAQRAGVMMMDFPGAGLIDAILALNVRLLPSSAQLPTDFNLIFKNTAYTIGGDAESRWYGIQAFLSNAAPGRSWHFMALKREWAGWMHHEGAFFQSDSMDDFTHIAFPSRTVTSVVGPAYLAGFVNGQLGSLSGGSGERAQQLHGRLSSRFPFQLWSVVVKRTPGGLSNWAYADYGRGYKVSSGDYIYAIQGYSAADGVYLHEHGQQEGNVVQLTSSVGFLGDLGFNDLLSSVTILGPYQATLCEHAYQSGRCFSTSRSVTDINSVAGGPWNDVISSVTVSRTGIR
- a CDS encoding ATP-grasp domain-containing protein, encoding MHWVIQNNLFNERGFRDLVQVLERGGIPHTLVKVIPFDGGVEPFVDVPGPVVIMGSLTLTRYARKRGWTPGAFLNDQFDFRIWREHLGEHLLNADAHVCRFADVPERQGPFFIRPCLDDKAFSGMVTTWEDFHRWREDVLAVQEYPQLTADTWVAVSEPRHIQGEYRMVVVDGRVVTGTRYKLGARVFASPEVEPGVWAFAQRMADRWGPDRAYALDVFMHQHQPYVGEINTLNAAGFYAYDVGKMVAAIEDMTF